One genomic region from Bacteroidota bacterium encodes:
- a CDS encoding HAD-IB family hydrolase: protein MKAPKTYLVLFDLDRTILSTNSGNILVREAYKHKLMTSREFMKAAYLGLCYRLEVRDTMMILEEMAEWMEGIAEKELQALADQVIKRYLINKIRPEIEDELKMHKERGAHIGILSAALAVICHPIASKFEMDEVICSDMEIIDGKYTGKVVGKLCFGEQKIISLKKFCQENDFKLDETYYYADSISDSPVLEAVGYPICVEPDRRLTAMAKKKGWTIADWAC from the coding sequence ATGAAAGCACCCAAGACATATTTAGTTTTATTTGATCTGGATAGAACCATTTTGTCGACTAATAGTGGAAACATTTTAGTTCGTGAAGCTTATAAGCATAAACTCATGACATCACGCGAGTTTATGAAAGCTGCTTATTTAGGTTTATGTTACCGACTTGAAGTTCGCGATACCATGATGATATTGGAGGAAATGGCTGAATGGATGGAGGGAATAGCAGAGAAAGAATTACAAGCTTTAGCAGATCAAGTTATTAAGCGTTATTTGATCAATAAAATTCGTCCAGAAATAGAGGATGAACTGAAAATGCACAAGGAAAGAGGAGCTCATATTGGGATATTGTCAGCTGCCTTAGCTGTCATTTGTCATCCTATTGCCAGCAAATTCGAAATGGATGAAGTGATTTGCAGCGATATGGAAATTATTGATGGAAAATATACAGGAAAAGTTGTGGGCAAGCTTTGTTTTGGTGAGCAAAAAATAATAAGCCTTAAAAAGTTTTGTCAGGAAAATGATTTCAAACTTGACGAAACCTATTATTATGCAGATTCTATTTCGGATAGTCCGGTGTTGGAAGCCGTTGGATATCCTATTTGCGTTGAGCCCGACAGACGTTTAACAGCAATGGCAAAAAAGAAAGGCTGGACGATTGCAGATTGGGCTTGTTAA
- a CDS encoding outer membrane lipoprotein-sorting protein, with protein MKLITIILLLLSTTLFAQYPDAKEVLDKIDKNMSSKNRVATSKMIIHGKRGSRTIESKSYAEGDKKSFTEYLSPAREAGTKMLKLEDKLWIFSPTTDRIIQISGHMLRQSVMGSDLSYEDMMDDRKLTDLYSAKIIASETLLERKCWIMELTAKVSDVSYATRKIWVDQERYVPLKEELYAKSGQILKKTTLSDVKKADGRWFPHKIVYKDMLKSGKGTEFIMLEIKFNQNIPDYIFTKAALKK; from the coding sequence ATGAAACTAATAACAATCATATTACTCTTACTCAGCACAACACTCTTTGCTCAGTATCCAGATGCAAAAGAAGTGCTTGATAAAATTGACAAAAACATGTCCTCAAAAAACAGGGTAGCTACGTCAAAAATGATCATTCATGGAAAAAGAGGAAGCAGAACAATTGAATCAAAATCCTATGCCGAAGGCGACAAAAAATCCTTTACTGAATATTTAAGCCCAGCTCGTGAGGCTGGAACCAAAATGCTCAAACTGGAAGATAAACTTTGGATTTTCTCACCTACAACTGATCGGATTATTCAGATTTCAGGACATATGCTCAGGCAATCAGTTATGGGGTCTGACCTCTCCTATGAAGATATGATGGATGACCGAAAATTAACAGACTTATATTCTGCTAAGATTATTGCCAGTGAAACATTGCTTGAGCGAAAATGTTGGATAATGGAATTAACGGCAAAGGTTTCAGATGTTTCATATGCCACAAGAAAAATTTGGGTTGATCAGGAAAGATATGTTCCCTTGAAAGAAGAACTTTATGCTAAAAGTGGACAAATACTTAAAAAAACAACTTTAAGCGATGTGAAAAAAGCTGATGGAAGGTGGTTCCCTCATAAAATTGTGTACAAAGACATGCTCAAAAGTGGGAAAGGAACGGAATTCATTATGCTTGAAATAAAATTCAATCAAAATATTCCAGACTATATATTTACGAAAGCCGCACTAAAGAAATAG